GAGGGGATATGATGAACAAAAGAAAACCTTCCACATAATTTTcacataaaaaataaatgaagTTGCAGTGAACACAGAACAGTAACTCAGAATCCTGGGAAACAGATCACTTGATACGTTTGCAACAAGAAACATGGCGGAACAGGACACTCAAAGAGACACTAAAAATAGACAATAGTGTCCTTTCCTACTGATATACACTGAGACACTGTCCCACAGTGTGTCCTTCTTACTCTGACTCAGTGCAACCAAGCATATTTATTTACTATCATGTCCATCTATTTTGTGTCTATGAGATCTGCCAAGCGCCGCCTCAACACTTCAGTATGAGAGGATTCATGGCCTATGACCATAAAAGAGTGGATCAGCAGCATCTCCGGCATTGCTGTCGCTCTTGTCACCATCTCAGCGTGTTGCGCTAGCTGCAGTCACTGCTTTGTGGCTCGAGGCCGTCCTCTTTTTGTGTTGCCGCCAGTGGAGTGGCAGCAAANNNNNNNNNNNNNNNNNNNNNNNNNNNNNNNNNNNNNNNNNNNNNNNNNNNNNNNNNNNNNNNNNNACCTAGTAATGTACTGGCCTCACCGGAAATTTATTAAACAACAAAGGAAAAAAAGAATCCATACCCAGGCGTACCAAAATTATCCACACCAAAACAGCCGCACCCGTGCTTTTTCAATCGAGGTCAAAACCCCAGTAGGGAGAAAGatattaaaaaagaaataataaataaaacataaaagattAAATGCGAactaagccaagagcataaatGCTGGGAAGAAGAACTCACATTGTGATAAGGTAGTGATTGTTGGCAGAGAAGGGCAGCATGGTAATGTGTCCACCACAGCCAACAAAGGAGGAGGTTTTCCCCTTGATACCATTGGTGCATGAGGACCTAACCCTTTCATTTTCTTTGTAGTATCCTGCAACTGCGCCTCTACAATTGCATTTTTCTGGTGTAATTGAGTTGTGGAGTTATGTTGCACGAAAGCTCAAAAGTTTCCAGAAAGTTTGAAACTGCTGACTTACCCAATTGCGCTTTGTTTGTCGTGCAGAGTGCAGGCACTTGGCAGATGCTGAACAGAGACGAGGGACGAGGCGGAGGTAGAGACAGCCGAGGCACGGCGGAGCCAAGGCGGCCGGGACGACACAAACGGCGGAGGCACAGGAGCGGAGGAAGCAGATGCGAGCAAACACTGACGGTGCGGGGACGCGGCAGAAGAGCCCGCGAGGAGAGTGACGAGGGACGACCGGCGGTAACCGTGCTGTGAGCGAGAGAGGTGAGAGTGTCTGAGGGGAATCTCTGTGAGGTGCGGTGGGTGAGGTGAAGCTGTGAGTGTcccttctcctctttctcccctcccctttctttctctctccccatgctctctctctctctctctccccttccctctttctctctcccctcctctccttctctctctctctcttccctctctctttctccctctttgtcctctttctctctcttcttctctctctcctatccttcttctctctttttatctctctcctttttttctttctcctcctctgTCTTCTCATTCTCTTTCTCTTCCCTCTCActttagagagaagaggagaaaagagatagaagagggatagagattgagagaaggttgagagagaaagagaaaagagagagtaagaaaagaaagaggagagagagagaaaagaagaaaagaaaagagagaggagcgatagagagaaaagagaaaaaagggaTAGAGAAAGAGATGGgaggaaaaggagagagagagaaagagagagagagagagagagagaaaggagaggggaaagagagagagagagagagagagagaaaagggaaaagagaggagaaaggagagagataTGGGACAGAGAGAAGGataggagaggagagagagaggaggaggaggagagatagaAAAAAGGGAAGAGATTATTAGAGAGAGAAATGggaggagagagaggaagagagagaagggagagggagaaagagggcaaggagagagagagagagagaaagtgagagagcggagagaaggaaagagagacagagagagaaagagagagagggagagaaggagagagagaaagagggaaaggGAGAGAGGAAGAGAAGGATAGAGAGACAAGGGAGAGAAAAAAAAGATGAGGTGGAGAGAGAGGGGAANNNNNNNNNNNNNNNNNNNNNNNNNNNNNNNNNNNNNNNNNNNNNNNNNNNNNNNNNNNNNNNNNNNNNNNNNNNNNNNNNNNNNNNNNNNNNNNNNNNNNNNNNNNNNNNNNNNNNNNNNNNNNNNNNNNNNNNNNNNNNNNNNNNNNNNNNNNNNNNNNNNNNNNNNNNNNNNNNNNNNNNNNNNNNNNNNNNNNNNNNNNNNNNNNNNNNNNNNNNNNNNNNNNNNNNNNNNNNNNNNNNNNNNNNNNNNNNNNNNNNNNNNNNNNNNNNNNNNNNNNNNNNNNNNNNNNNNNNNNNNNNNNNNNNNNNNNNNNNNNNNNagagagagaagagagagagagagaggaagagagagggagagagagagagagagagaggagagaggagagagaggatggagagagagagagaggagagagaggagggagacaaagaggagagagatagagaggagggagagaagagagagagagggaaatgagagagagagagagacagagagagagagagaagagagagagagagagagagagagagaaggaaaggggagagagagagagagagagagataggggagagagaagaggagagaaagagggaaaaagaagagagagagatgaggaagagatgagagagagagagagatggggagaaagagggagagagagaaaagcaGAGAGAGGGAAAGAAGAGAGTGNNNNNNNNNNNNNNNNNNNNNNNNNNNNNNNNNNNNNNNNNNNNNAAGcggagagagagaaggggagagGAGATAAAGAGGAAAATGagtgagagagaagggagagagagagagggggaaggaagggggagagagagggagaggggagAGAAATAGGggggaaaagaagagagagaaggggagagagaatagagagaggagagagagagaggagggggagagagaaaaggagaggacaaagaggaggagaaagagagagagaaagagagagagagagagagggggggtaGGGAGAGAAGGGAAAAAGAGAGataggaggagagagagaaaggggagaaagaggagagagagagagagatgagaaagaaaggagggagagagaaagagagaggaagggggagagaaagaaagagagagagagagagggaggagagagagagagagagggaggggagagagagaaagagtatgtaatttggttttgaaattaggttttgattttaatttggttttggttttggttaaccggttaaaaactgtttttttttaatttggttttggttaaccaattctaaaaaatatggatatggtttttaaaattgttttattaaacTGGTTAACCACAATGTGATTATAGTTTTTTAACCagttaaccacattttggtttttttatgaacACCCCTAGCCAGAGTGTATAAATGGTGTGCACGCGTGACTCATTAAATACAAATTTTaatgttaattttaaaatttttaacccgAAATTAGACCAACGGAATGAAATAGTTGAACCGGACCCAAGTGGGCCCAAGCCTATAAACCTAACCTGCACTAAAGCATTTCATTCGGCCTTCTTCCCTATTTCTTTCTTCATTTCACGTTGCAAAGAGAGAAGGAGAGCTCATGGAACCCTAACTCTCACCTCCAAAATTCAATTGCCCATAATTTTCAATTGGGAGCTCTGATCGCCGCATCGTTTGCGGTCACACGTTCATCTCGTCGAGCTCTTCATTTCTATCTGAAGCAAGTGGTAAGAAACTTTGCTTTCATGCCCAGCTCTTCCCTTCCATTCAGATTTCATTTTTGGGTTAATGAGTTTTGAGAATTTGCTGTTTTGATGATATTAGGTGTATTCTAGTGGTGAAAAATCATTGTGCTTTGTCCCAATCATATGTGAGAAAAGAAAGAACCTTCAAACCCTTGTGCCCTTGATAGAGAAGCCAAGAGGTAGGTTCGGAATTTCACAAAAATTATAGTCtttcttcgttgcaagtatagtctaaacccgCACTTAgcactcaatcaaagtttaaatttaaagattgtcacaatccaaaacaaatcAATAACCGGGAGTTCAAAATTCTGGGTCGTCTCCCTCGGACTATGCAATTAAGACGTCACACTCTTGGTTGTGAAGTAAGAGGGTTTCTTTAATCAAGgagcaaaaaattaaaagaaccaagaaataaaagaactaagaaatgatcaaaaaaaattaatgcaattaaaaaagaaacaaggtcaaaacttagtgaaaatgctataaatgcataaaagagccttgacttgggaatgagaattaaggaatcctatcatcgtcataaccacaactatggcaactatgatgagtTAATCTTATTTCGTCAACCCCTAACattgaggagtaagtcaagcaagcataattgaccttaatccataagtcctagctaacttactaattacttagtaaaaagctagcgttaatgGAAATAAGAATCAACTAACAACCTAAGAATTACTActaatgtcagacattatgactctaatATCCTAAGAACTCATTTCCCGAGTCAAGGCgtgaaaaatctactcaaaattaccaagtgACATTTTCACAAAAACTTGGTGGGCGTAAAAGCAAAactagaaattgtaaaggaaaatgaaactataaccaaactattcacaaaatcaacaatataAACTTAATCAAGCaagtataaatcataaaatatgaaattcatcaaccaaaacctcaagaaatcaaaattgcatatattaacaaagtaacttgaacaagAGAAAATTATAGCAAGGGTAAAAAgggaattaaagagtacttacaatgagATAAGCAAAATCTAAGATCAAAACTtaaactataaaatgctacaatgaaaattaaataaacccTGAGAGATTTCCTaaactacactactcctactcctaatgtgTTTTCTACCTAAAGTGAGTTCTCCAAGTGACTCCTTTGATATGGAATGAagtccccttcatatagcactccaaaatggCTTTAGCACTTCCAAAATTGGGCTAAGAAGCCTCCAAATTCGCGAGCCACGTgacattttaatgaagtcacacgCTGAGACTTGTGTGTATGCATAGAagattgtgcgtacgcacacttgactgtgtgcttcctttgttttcttcataaaatcacccattttgcatgctttcttccacttctgcCTAGCCATTCTTGCCTACttgacctaaaatcacttaacaaaacatataacggcatcgaatggaataaaagtaaaattaaaatgatcaatttaagcataaaaatgcatgttttcacatttaggttcaaatcaaagagaaatcacaaaagtatgctatttttgtgattaagtgtgagtttatataatgaaatccatccaattcaagcaaaaaattatcatcaaatatggactcatcagccCTATTTAAAAATATGAACCCTATGTTAATTTTAGTGATATTGTGTGGAATTCAATTGAATTATGTGTTTTGGAGACAAATTGGTGTTATTAGAAGCTTgacatcactacaagaaaaccaggattttgctacgcttttaaagcgtagcgaaaagttgaaaaaagcgtagcgatagcttttcgcTACGCTTTTTGAGCgaccggcacgcttttgaaagggtcacaactgctagcgtgccggttgctctatcgccacgcttttggtgacctatggccacgctttttctgTCGCCACGCTTTTATCTATTGTCACGCTTTTAAGCGTGGCTGTATGTGAAAGATAtcggtacgcttttaaagcgtgccaatagctggagatacggctacgcttttaaagcgtgtcaACAGCaagagatatggctacgcttttaaagcgtgccagtaACAAGagctatggctacgcttttaaagcgtagctgtTGATAACTGTTGTACAATATGTCTACGTTTTTAAAGCGTAGCCATAACTTTGTTCAGGTTCTATTGTTCTTTTTCTAATCTTTATAATAAAATCTTATAAAATTCATAGATAATTGTAAAATTTATACAATGACCATTAATTTTAAATCAACTAATCCAATCATTACAACAACTATTACATTATCTACTTGCTTTACATATTATTACATAagagaaaattttagaatcaataGGAAGTTACAAAAGAGACCACTAGTTTTTACTGAAACAATAAAACACTACTAGTACCCAAGCTAACGAAGATTCTAAGCAAGCTACCATCCTAGAATTACATATTACTAATCCGGGAGCCATCATTTCAATCCACCTGGATCATATACCACATGCAATGCCATGCAGCTCTTGAGAAAACATGAGCCATCATTTCAATCTACCTGAAGAAAATAGATAATCTTCCGTCAAGTCTAGGAAAGTAAAGAGAAAGCCAATTGAATTGCTTATTACCGAAACTTTACCTGGTACAAGGAGGAGCAGTGCTGCTCAAATCACAACCTCCAATTTTGTATGTCCTTCTTGCAAGCACAACAACCAAAAGTATATAAGAACATGATTGTGAGTATATGCATCTTCAAAAGCTTTTCGTTAAGCTATGCTTTTCTTCtatttaattttctctatttACAACATTGATTCAGTTGAAAACtgcacataaaaaataaaaaaagaataaaaaaagaagtgaaataaagtaagaaaattaaaaagaacctCTGAGTAATTATTTATCAAACAACTAATATACTATTGGATATATGACTCCACAGTCTGCAGTTTACCATTACCAATAAtgtcaaacaaataaataatgcaCACCTATATCAACTAGGGCACAAACTTGGAAATGTGTGTTTAACCTGAAAGCAGCAAATTGTTCGTAGCTCCCACCCCCACCAGATAAACTCCTTTTTAATCATCAATCAAAAGCATGGATATAAACACTAGAATAGTTATGTATAACTTATTTCAAttaactctagaattcgttcatATCTTCTCACTTACTGCACTCAAGAGTAGTTCTCTCTCCACAAATCATATCTTAGGGAGAATAATACACAAATGTATGAAGCTGCCAacacttattttaattttaaatttaagaaaATGAAAGACATGTACTTACAGTGAGAACTGGACCAATTGTCAAGTCCTCTAGCTTTTTTCTCTCAGCAATACCTTTTAATTTGGATACCAAGGAAGTCGAAGCCCAGTTCTAAGCACAGTAAGTAACTGAAAAATCTCCAGAGCTGGTTGTGAAATCTCCACAGCATAACCTTTCAGAAAGTTGAGGATCAAGTGCTGGTTGTGAAATCTCCAGCCCTTCACTTTTAATGATAGATATATAACTGAAAAATCAATTGAGAATCATTAAGATTTTGTAACATTATAGGAGTgcccatttaaaaaaaataaaacagaagTAATCTCCaccaattttgtttttaattaaacaaTCTAAGAGCATCAAActatattttttctaattttcagAAATCAGAGATGGTATTCAACATTCTTATCTGGGTGGAACTCTTAAACTCCAAGGTCCTCATCTTAAAGGAAAATGTCCTCATCCTAAAACAAAAATCTGGGTGTAAGGAAACATAATACACATCTAAGACAATAAATAACAATTCCTAAAATAGAATCCACAAATTAGGTGGCTAAATTTTCTAAACTGCATTCACTAGGCCTTGTGTAATACACAAATGTATGAAGCTGCCAAcacttattttaattttgaatttaagaAAATGAAAGACATGTACTTACAGTGAGAACTGGACCAATTGTCAAGTCCTCTAGCTTTTTTCTCTCAGCAAGACCTTTTAATTTGGATACCAAGGAAGTCGAAGCCCAGTTCTAAGCACAGTAAGTAACTGAAAAATCTCCAGAGCTGGTTGTGAAATCTCCACAGcaagacctttcagaaagttgaGGATCAAGTGCTGGTTGTGAAATCTCCAGCCCTTCACTTTAATGATAGATATATAAATGAAAAATCATTTGagaattattaaaattttgtaacATTATAGGAGTgtccattttaaaaaaaataaaacagaagtaatttccaccaattttgtttttaattaaacaaTCTAAGAGCATCAAACTATATTTTTTCTCATTTTCAGAAATCAGAGATGGTATTCAACATTCTTATCTGGGTGGAACTCTTAAACTCCAAGGTCCTCATCCCAAAGGAAAATGTCCTCATCCTAAAATAAAAATCTGGGTGTAAGGAAACATAATACACATCTAAGACAATAAATAACAATTCCTAAAATAGAATCCACAAATTAGGTGGCTAAAATTTCTAAACTGCATTCACTAGGCCTTGTGGACCTTTTCCACATATGCCTGCAACGAAAAGCACAGGAATTGTAAGACAATCTAGAAAGGCTAATTGTAAGCAATTACTCATTTTTCATCAATTCTGAGACAACCCAACTTTGACAAGAGAGAATATCTAAAAGCACAATAGCAGATGTAGATTAAGAAACTAACACAAAGAAAAACACCACGGCTTGAACCATGTCCTCCCAGAAGGTTCCTCCATTtgagggaagagaaagaaaaactcGTGTTCTTGCATAAGAGCACAGCACCATTGTTGCTCAGCTTCGCCAGCCTCAGAACTCTCGGGAAAtcctaaaattatatatatatatatatgaatgcaatgcAAACAGTTTATAAAGGATAATAATAAGTAGAAGAAAAACACAAACGAGGGTATGAACAGCACTGGAGATGGCAGATGAACCCTGAAAATAGAAGACGATGAACTTTGTCAAACATCAACTTTTAAAGGCCCCTGTTTTGAAGGGATAATATAAGATATTGAATTTGCTAATGTTAATATATGATTGGATAACTGTTACACCCTTTTATATTATTAGTGTACCAAAATCCAAAAAGCAAAAGTAAATATCTCCTAAAAAATATCAGGTTAGGAATTTGATAATCCATGGGACAAGTAAAACCTCATCTTGACTATATTAAACAATAATGCGCTTTGATAAAACATAAAAGCTATTCAGGCCTCTTAGTTAGCCATTGTTGTCCTTTTTATGACATGATTAAGGGTTTCTGGTACTATATGTCAAAATCCATCATTTTCATGTATTAACTTTATGGCTTGCTTCTCAGTATTGATAGCAAATGGCTTAACTAATTGAACATAAAACACAAACAAATGGATTCCAACATATTCAATTTACACTGGGACGGTGGATTTCAACACTAAAACACTGGAAAGTTTTAGCAAGAGGCTGTTGAGAAATTATTTTTTGTCCTGCCTTGTTTTTATCTGACTAATGATTTTCATGCCTACAAACACGAAATGGAGAACTATATTTGCAATGGCcagaaagaaattaaaaagaaaactgTGCTCCCTAGAATACAATTGTGTCTTCAATGTGCATGTCTTATTATTATCTACCTGAATGTGTATATTCAGAAAATTACGAGTAATTCATTAATGAAAAAAATACATACTGAAAACTTTGACAAAGTAGCTTGAGCAGCCACGTCTACAGCTTTGTTCTGATCAAAAAATTGGGAGGAAGAAAGAGATTTAGCATTTGAGAACTTCTTTCTTGCTTCGTCAAATTCTTGAATCTGATAAAGGACAGGCACCAAAACAGAATATGAATCAACATGACATAAATCCATCAAAGAAGAAGCTTAGATACATATTTTACAGATGAAGCTATAGTTAAAGAAGTCAGCTGAGACAATAGTTAAATAAAGTCAACACATATTTGGATATATAACAACGCGATTTGCAGATTGGATCTTAATTAATTACCTGCATTGCGTTAACAATAAGGCCTGAGAGAATGAAAAGAGTGCCTGCAGGAAGAATAAAAACTGCTGCTAGGAACGCCatgtccttttttttttctcaacctACCTCCAAATGCAATACACATTTAAACAACCTCTATTCCATCAAGTCACATACCACTCGCTACACTAATTTCATAACAGGGCAGTcaaccaaaaccatcatacaTAGCACGAAATGTTGCTTTAATTTCATAACAGGGcaatcaaccaaaaccaaaaccaaacacCTTGCATTCGACTCAACATCTTATTCAATGTGACTTTCTTCTAGGTCTGTTTTACTTCAACAATATTATTTAACATTATTTTTTAACTAATAGAACTGATAATGAATACATTACCAGCAGGGACGAAGGCGGAGGGACGAAGGTGGAGGGACGAAGGGATTAAACATTATTAACAAAGGAACAAATagtattaagagtaagagaaaaaaATTTACATAAATTAAGTCCATGAAAATTTCTTCCCCCTGTTTTAATCTGCACACATACATAATCTCCAAACTGCTATCAGATTTATATCTTCATATTCATGTTAACTATAGAAATACAAAGGCTCACCCTCTCGAAATTATATTTGAGGTCCCCAAAAACCTAGCAAGCATCGAATAACAGCTAAAATACATCGAATAACTGCTAAAATTATCACGCATTTTCAACATACCCAATTTCCAGTGCGGTGCATTCTTCATAAATTAAAGTTAAAACTAGCAAGCATGAATCAGAAATTGCTAGTCTCAACCAATAGAATTCTCTTCGTTTCACATTTTCTCACCAATATTACACACTAAATTATCAACCAATTCAGGAAAAAAATCACGAACACAAACtacaaaatagataaataaatgaagggataaataacaaaaatcagttaccttctcttttcttcttcgtcTTTTTTGAGCTTGTGATGGTTCGCAACGACACTGGGACTGCGCGATTTAGGAGGAAGAGGAGAGGGCGACGAAGTGCTTCTGCTTCTGTGCCTTGTGCGGCGCCTCGGCGGTGACCGCGTTCTGCTTCTGCAGCGCCTGTGGCTAAGGGAATTTCACAGAAAAATTGCTCTTTTTCCCAAACCCAATTATGAACTCGAAGTTCTGAAACGTTCCGAACCTGAACCTGTTCCCAACAGATTCCGAATTAAGAACCCGCAAATCGTTCAAATCCCACTTCTGCTTCAACGAGATTGCCTTCAATACATCCTGATTTCAACGAATCAggtaattaaaagtaaaaaataaatgaacagaaAGGGGGGGAGGGAGTGAGAGGGGGTAAGGTGAAataggaaaagaaataaaagaagaggACTTACAAAGAAGCAAGAAGCAGGAAGGGAGCGGCGCGGAAGGGGTTAGGGGGTTAGGGTTTTGCAGCGACGTAAGGGAGCAGCGGCAAAGGGGAGCATCCACGGCGAGTGAGGGCGAGGCACAATGAAGGAGGAGGAGTTAGGGCAGTGAGTGTCTCATCGCGTTGGGACTTTTGATGGAGGAGTTAGGGCAGAGCACGAACAAGAAGGGGTTAGGGGCTTAGGGCAGCGCACAATGAACCTCTTTCTCTAAGTGAACTGAGTCTTTAAACGAAGAAGCGGTTTTTTAATTTATCCCCACCTTTTTTTTTCCAAGGgaacttttggccacgcttttaaagcgtgccaaaaggctTCTAGGAAACGGCTACGCTTTTCGAACGCCGCAATAACAAAACTCTggtgctacgctttaaaagcgtggcggtTTCTCTCTACGGCTACACTTTTTAAGTGTGGCaaataaaagcgtggccaaatctcgcatcaattgccactctcataaaagcgtggccattgacacctttcgccacgcttttgaagcgtagcaaaaaaaacgtggccaaatcttTATTTTATCgctaccctcataaaagcgtggccatagaccacttttggctacgctttta
The DNA window shown above is from Arachis ipaensis cultivar K30076 chromosome B08, Araip1.1, whole genome shotgun sequence and carries:
- the LOC107613875 gene encoding uncharacterized protein LOC107613875 isoform X5, whose product is MAFLAAVFILPAGTLFILSGLIVNAMQIQEFDEARKKFSNAKSLSSSQFFDQNKAVDVAAQATLSKFSGSSAISSAVHTLDFPRVLRLAKLSNNGAVLLCKNTSFSFSSLKWRNLLGGHGSSRGVFLCLYIYH
- the LOC107613875 gene encoding uncharacterized protein LOC107613875 isoform X3, yielding MAFLAAVFILPAGTLFILSGLIVNAMQIQEFDEARKKFSNAKSLSSSQFFDQNKAVDVAAQATLSKFSGSSAISSAVHTLDFPRVLRLAKLSNNGAVLLCKNTSFSFSSLKWRNLLGGHGSSRGVFLCDEDIFLWDEDLGV
- the LOC107613875 gene encoding uncharacterized protein LOC107613875 isoform X4, with protein sequence MAFLAAVFILPAGTLFILSGLIVNAMQIQEFDEARKKFSNAKSLSSSQFFDQNKAVDVAAQATLSKFSGSSAISSAVHTLDFPRVLRLAKLSNNGAVLLCKNTSFSFSSLKWRNLLGGHGSSRGVFLCAYVEKVHKA
- the LOC107613875 gene encoding uncharacterized protein LOC107613875 isoform X2, which gives rise to MAFLAAVFILPAGTLFILSGLIVNAMQIQEFDEARKKFSNAKSLSSSQFFDQNKAVDVAAQATLSKFSDFPRVLRLAKLSNNGAVLLCKNTSFSFSSLKWRNLLGGHGSSRGVFLCVSFLIYICYCAFRYSLLSKLGCLRIDEK
- the LOC107613875 gene encoding uncharacterized protein LOC107613875 isoform X1, with the protein product MAFLAAVFILPAGTLFILSGLIVNAMQIQEFDEARKKFSNAKSLSSSQFFDQNKAVDVAAQATLSKFSGSSAISSAVHTLDFPRVLRLAKLSNNGAVLLCKNTSFSFSSLKWRNLLGGHGSSRGVFLCVSFLIYICYCAFRYSLLSKLGCLRIDEK